The following are from one region of the Bradyrhizobium sediminis genome:
- a CDS encoding efflux RND transporter periplasmic adaptor subunit: MAWSIAATTYRLIAMLFGMALTTSFAAAEGTTKGSDYVRVVTDQMHQLEVVKVDPHTFRVQRSAIGQIGFNEDASTIVLAPFSGRVIRLIAKVGDRVRRGDALLEIDSPEQVTPQNEFIAAQAARNKARSQLDLAQIVEKRVRDLYEGKAAPFKELQQAEAQLAAAESDMRSTDTAFEAVRIRLRILGRTDAEIATLEQQGVLSRVTRITAPIDGTIISRKVGPGQYVRADSGEALYTIADLSTMWLKAQIFEQDIAFVRIGQEIEARVAAAPNRIFKARISAISSASDLTTRRVMVRSEIGNPDGALKSDMYASFRIETEAAAPTPAVPTVAVIREGDVATVWVESEPMLFKRRVVGIGIQQDGLTQIRSGLALGELVVARGAIFVDNEWRQ, from the coding sequence ATGGCCTGGTCGATCGCTGCCACAACGTATCGCCTGATCGCAATGCTGTTTGGCATGGCGCTGACGACGTCGTTTGCGGCGGCCGAAGGCACGACGAAGGGCAGCGATTATGTGCGCGTCGTCACCGATCAGATGCACCAGCTTGAGGTGGTGAAGGTCGATCCCCATACCTTCCGCGTGCAGAGATCGGCGATCGGTCAGATCGGGTTCAATGAAGACGCCAGCACCATCGTTCTGGCGCCTTTCTCCGGCCGGGTCATCCGCCTGATCGCCAAGGTCGGCGACCGGGTCAGGCGCGGCGATGCGCTGCTGGAAATCGACAGCCCCGAGCAGGTCACGCCGCAGAACGAATTCATCGCCGCTCAGGCCGCCAGAAACAAGGCGCGCTCCCAGCTCGACCTGGCGCAGATCGTCGAGAAGCGCGTCCGCGATCTCTATGAGGGCAAGGCTGCCCCGTTCAAGGAACTGCAGCAGGCCGAGGCGCAACTCGCCGCCGCCGAGAGTGACATGCGATCGACCGACACGGCGTTCGAAGCCGTCCGCATCCGCCTGCGCATCCTCGGCCGCACCGATGCGGAAATTGCGACACTCGAGCAGCAGGGCGTTCTCAGCCGCGTCACCCGGATTACCGCGCCGATCGACGGCACCATCATCTCGCGCAAGGTCGGGCCGGGACAATATGTCAGGGCCGATTCCGGCGAGGCGCTGTATACCATCGCCGACCTTTCGACGATGTGGCTGAAGGCCCAGATCTTCGAGCAGGATATCGCGTTCGTGCGCATCGGCCAGGAGATCGAGGCCAGGGTTGCGGCTGCGCCGAACCGGATCTTCAAGGCGCGTATCAGCGCGATCAGCTCGGCGTCCGACCTGACGACGCGCCGTGTTATGGTCCGCTCGGAGATCGGCAATCCGGACGGCGCACTCAAGTCCGATATGTACGCGAGCTTCAGGATCGAGACTGAAGCGGCCGCGCCAACGCCGGCGGTGCCGACCGTCGCGGTAATTCGTGAAGGCGACGTTGCGACGGTGTGGGTCGAGTCCGAGCCGATGCTGTTCAAGCGCCGCGTGGTCGGGATCGGCATCCAGCAGGACGGCTTGACTCAGATTCGCAGCGGCCTCGCTCTCGGCGAATTGGTCGTCGCGCGCGGCGCGATTTTCGTCGATAACGAGTGGCGCCAATGA
- a CDS encoding efflux RND transporter periplasmic adaptor subunit, with protein MLVEIGNKLRTLNHQRLAVGVALLALGVSAVAGLLYPRNALVGHSDVSSQDRKGLQRYTPTQAEWASLTIQPVTERAFRAEHVTEGRIAVDEDRSTPVFSPYAGRVTKLLARPGDSVTQGQPLFVIEAAENVQAQNDFIAAISASNKAKSALDFAQLQDKRTRDLFDGKAVPLKEYQQSQASLIQAHNDLRSTETALEAARNKLRILGLTDEAISAFQEKGRINPEMTVFAPIAGTVVQRKIGPGQYVNAGASDPVFVIGDLSTVWLTAFVRETEASAVAVGQELTFNLLALPGRVLTGRVNYVAAAIDPATRRLLVRSTVDNSGGQLKPEMFATVTIYEPGDQPSVGVPKQALIYEGDQARIWVAHEDKSIELRQIKTGPTRGDLVEVLGNLRPGEQIVTNGSRLIDLASGS; from the coding sequence ATGCTAGTGGAAATTGGCAACAAACTTCGAACGCTCAACCATCAACGGCTGGCCGTTGGCGTGGCCTTGCTGGCGCTTGGTGTGTCTGCCGTTGCTGGACTGCTCTATCCAAGGAATGCGCTGGTTGGTCATTCCGACGTGTCGAGCCAGGACCGCAAGGGATTGCAGCGCTACACCCCGACCCAGGCCGAATGGGCCAGCCTGACCATCCAGCCGGTGACCGAGCGCGCCTTCCGGGCGGAGCATGTGACCGAAGGCAGGATCGCGGTCGATGAGGATCGCTCGACGCCGGTGTTTTCGCCCTATGCGGGCCGGGTTACCAAATTGCTGGCGCGGCCGGGCGACAGCGTCACGCAGGGACAGCCGCTATTCGTGATCGAGGCCGCCGAAAACGTGCAGGCGCAGAACGATTTCATTGCCGCCATCAGCGCGTCCAACAAGGCCAAATCGGCGCTCGATTTCGCGCAACTGCAAGACAAGCGCACCAGGGATCTGTTCGATGGCAAGGCGGTCCCGCTGAAGGAATATCAGCAGAGCCAGGCCAGCCTGATCCAGGCGCACAACGATCTGCGCTCGACGGAAACGGCGCTGGAAGCGGCGCGCAACAAATTGCGGATCCTTGGTCTGACCGACGAGGCGATATCGGCCTTTCAGGAAAAAGGCCGCATCAATCCGGAAATGACGGTCTTCGCCCCGATCGCGGGAACCGTGGTCCAGCGCAAGATCGGCCCCGGCCAATACGTCAACGCCGGCGCCAGCGATCCGGTGTTCGTGATAGGCGATCTTTCCACCGTCTGGCTCACCGCCTTCGTCCGGGAGACCGAAGCTTCCGCGGTGGCGGTGGGGCAGGAATTGACATTCAACCTGCTGGCATTGCCCGGCCGCGTACTTACCGGCCGCGTCAACTACGTCGCGGCGGCGATCGATCCCGCCACCCGCCGGCTGCTGGTGCGCTCCACCGTGGATAACAGCGGCGGACAATTGAAACCGGAAATGTTCGCTACCGTGACGATTTACGAGCCCGGCGACCAGCCGTCGGTTGGCGTTCCGAAGCAGGCCCTGATCTACGAAGGCGACCAGGCCCGGATATGGGTCGCGCACGAGGACAAGTCGATCGAACTCCGTCAGATCAAGACCGGCCCTACAAGGGGCGACTTGGTCGAGGTTCTCGGCAATTTGAGACCGGGGGAGCAGATCGTTACAAATGGCAGCCGGCTCATCGACCTGGCGTCCGGCAGCTGA
- a CDS encoding acyl-CoA dehydrogenase family protein: protein MAQLSNTITFTDEQAMLLDIATSFFREKSSITTVRRQIASESGFDRELWGEIAELGWLGIAVPERFGGSGLSLADVTVIIEPMGRHLAGTPLISTQLFIQALLAGGSEQQQREMLPKICNGAVGTVALFEGDGDWNLEHLESQAVIAVDAARLSGAKTLVCDAAVADFVLVSVALDGAPALAIVKAADLPRERRTRETVIDETRRAWRLEFDGVSVPASSLITGDKARAALRAISDAALLFAAAEAAGGIAGALETTVEYLNTRSAFGRKIGSYQSLKHTCAEILVGLERTRSHVYHAASLLAAGEDAEVALRMAKVEAGDSFVYAGDRAVQFHGGFGFTYDCDAQLYLRRALWLQYAFGDATHHRRRLAELLLPAG from the coding sequence ATGGCGCAACTGAGCAACACCATCACCTTCACCGACGAGCAGGCCATGCTGCTCGACATCGCGACCAGTTTCTTCCGCGAGAAAAGCTCGATCACGACCGTGCGCCGGCAGATCGCCTCGGAGTCCGGGTTCGACCGCGAACTCTGGGGCGAGATCGCCGAGCTCGGCTGGCTCGGCATTGCGGTGCCGGAGCGTTTCGGCGGCAGCGGGCTCTCGCTTGCGGATGTCACGGTGATCATCGAGCCGATGGGCCGTCACCTCGCCGGCACGCCGTTGATCTCCACGCAGCTGTTCATACAGGCGCTGTTGGCCGGCGGCAGCGAGCAACAGCAGCGCGAGATGCTGCCGAAGATCTGCAATGGTGCGGTCGGCACGGTGGCGTTGTTCGAAGGCGACGGCGACTGGAACCTCGAACATCTGGAGAGCCAAGCCGTGATCGCAGTCGATGCGGCGCGGTTGAGCGGCGCCAAGACGCTGGTCTGCGACGCTGCGGTGGCGGACTTCGTTCTGGTGTCGGTTGCGCTGGATGGCGCGCCGGCGCTCGCAATCGTGAAGGCCGCCGATCTGCCGCGCGAGCGCAGGACACGCGAGACGGTGATCGACGAGACCCGCCGCGCCTGGCGCCTCGAGTTCGACGGCGTCAGCGTTCCCGCCTCTTCCCTGATCACCGGCGACAAGGCGCGCGCCGCACTCAGGGCCATCAGCGACGCTGCGCTGCTGTTCGCCGCGGCCGAGGCCGCCGGCGGCATTGCCGGCGCGCTGGAGACGACCGTCGAATATCTCAACACGCGATCGGCGTTCGGGCGAAAGATCGGCAGCTATCAGTCGCTCAAGCATACCTGCGCCGAGATCCTGGTCGGACTGGAGCGCACGCGCTCGCACGTCTATCACGCAGCTTCCCTGCTCGCCGCCGGCGAGGACGCCGAGGTCGCGCTGCGGATGGCGAAAGTCGAGGCAGGAGACAGTTTCGTTTACGCCGGCGACCGGGCCGTGCAGTTTCACGGCGGCTTCGGCTTCACCTATGATTGCGACGCGCAGCTCTATCTGCGCCGCGCGCTCTGGCTGCAATATGCCTTCGGCGACGCGACCCATCACCGGCGGCGGCTCGCCGAGCTGCTGCTGCCGGCCGGCTAG
- a CDS encoding acyl-CoA dehydrogenase family protein has protein sequence MSELDEFRRTVEAWFRDNRPPEPDFLLPESFMEVGSDAQFEFLRNWQRKIYDAGYLGMAWPREYGGGGKPQIYQDIVNAEMARQKVPFVPNTIGLNWAGPLILAMGTEEAKKRYIKGILNADDIWCQGFSEPDQGSDLANSQLAAKRDGNDYVLNGSKIWTSLGSYAKYMILLARTNPQKPRYDGLSFFLVPMQTPGIEPRPIKKLTGEYGFTQTFFTDARIPAECLMGKEGEGWKIAMLTLTFERGVTGGQAGGISRVAPGLNDVVELARRSRRDGAPALQDPAIRDQIVRFMIEDQGDRLCAKRGEIAALCSERPNAIGLSVKLRVSEHRRRLMQFALSLQGANAVRFVGDSSAIDGGKWQRGYFNAFSSTIGGGTSQIQANIVGERVLGLPKD, from the coding sequence ATGAGCGAGCTTGACGAATTCCGCCGCACGGTAGAGGCGTGGTTTCGCGACAACCGGCCGCCGGAACCGGATTTCCTGCTGCCCGAATCCTTCATGGAAGTCGGCTCCGACGCGCAGTTCGAATTCCTGCGCAACTGGCAACGCAAGATCTATGATGCCGGCTACCTCGGCATGGCCTGGCCGCGCGAATATGGCGGCGGCGGCAAGCCGCAAATCTATCAGGACATCGTCAACGCCGAGATGGCGCGGCAGAAGGTGCCGTTCGTGCCCAACACCATCGGCCTCAACTGGGCCGGCCCGCTGATCCTGGCGATGGGCACCGAAGAGGCGAAGAAGCGCTACATCAAGGGCATCCTCAACGCCGACGACATCTGGTGCCAGGGATTTTCCGAGCCGGACCAGGGCTCCGACCTCGCCAACAGCCAGCTCGCGGCCAAACGCGACGGCAACGACTACGTGCTGAACGGTTCGAAGATCTGGACCAGCCTCGGCAGCTACGCCAAATACATGATCCTGCTGGCGCGGACCAATCCGCAGAAGCCGCGCTACGACGGCCTCTCGTTCTTCCTGGTGCCGATGCAGACGCCGGGCATCGAGCCGCGGCCGATCAAGAAGCTGACCGGCGAATACGGCTTCACCCAGACCTTTTTCACCGATGCGCGCATTCCGGCCGAGTGCCTGATGGGGAAGGAAGGCGAAGGCTGGAAGATCGCGATGCTGACGCTGACCTTCGAGCGTGGCGTCACCGGCGGACAGGCCGGCGGCATCAGCCGGGTCGCGCCCGGCCTCAATGACGTCGTCGAGCTGGCGCGCCGCTCCCGACGCGACGGCGCCCCGGCGCTGCAGGATCCCGCGATCCGCGACCAGATCGTCCGCTTCATGATCGAAGACCAGGGCGACCGGCTGTGCGCCAAACGCGGCGAGATCGCGGCGTTGTGCAGCGAGCGGCCGAACGCGATCGGGCTTTCCGTCAAGCTGCGCGTCAGCGAGCACCGGCGGCGATTGATGCAGTTCGCGCTGTCGCTGCAGGGAGCGAACGCCGTGCGTTTCGTCGGCGACAGCAGCGCGATCGACGGCGGCAAGTGGCAGCGCGGCTATTTCAACGCGTTCTCTTCCACGATCGGCGGCGGCACCAGCCAGATCCAGGCCAACATCGTTGGCGAGCGCGTGCTCGGCCTGCCCAAGGATTGA
- a CDS encoding VOC family protein produces MFSHVMIGTNDLEKAKSFYDALLGTLGVPPGRVDRHRVFYRTKTGVFSVSLPIDGKPATHANGGTIGFAASSPEQADAFHAAGIANGGKTCEDPPGVREGPAGKLYLAYLRDLDGNKICAMHRIG; encoded by the coding sequence ATGTTTTCGCATGTGATGATCGGCACCAACGACCTGGAAAAGGCCAAGTCGTTCTATGACGCCTTGCTCGGCACCCTCGGCGTTCCACCCGGACGGGTCGACCGCCATCGCGTTTTCTACCGCACCAAGACCGGCGTGTTCTCGGTGTCGCTGCCGATCGACGGCAAGCCTGCAACCCACGCCAATGGCGGCACCATCGGTTTTGCCGCCAGCTCGCCCGAGCAGGCCGACGCCTTCCACGCGGCCGGTATCGCCAATGGCGGCAAGACCTGCGAGGACCCGCCGGGCGTGCGCGAAGGCCCCGCCGGCAAACTCTATCTCGCCTATTTGCGCGATCTCGACGGCAACAAGATCTGCGCCATGCACCGGATCGGTTGA
- a CDS encoding FAD binding domain-containing protein translates to MTTATMTVSGAAEFRAAGTDLSERRRSGVSTGPLIDIAPSADTIGVAWGADGAARIGAFTTIAAIAADARLAQACPGIAAAALGLATPQIRHLATLGGNLAQRSRCWYFRDPHIACLKKGGSGCPARSGNHLYGVAFDLGPCVAPHPSTMAAALLAYDARIVTDRRNGLSIADLLGDGSNGAADHALAPGEMIRNVELPPPVRGERAFYKRAISRSHAEWPLAEVCARAVVAGGAFQFIRISAGGIAPVPLRLAAAEAALQGKPATAAAIAEAARQATSGARPLPMTAYKHDLLEGVVHDLLERLAA, encoded by the coding sequence ATGACGACCGCAACCATGACCGTCTCAGGCGCGGCCGAATTCCGCGCCGCCGGCACCGACCTTTCCGAACGGCGGCGCAGCGGCGTCTCGACCGGACCGCTGATCGATATTGCCCCCTCGGCCGACACCATCGGCGTCGCATGGGGCGCCGACGGCGCCGCGCGCATCGGCGCCTTCACCACCATCGCCGCGATCGCCGCCGACGCCCGGCTTGCGCAGGCCTGTCCGGGCATCGCGGCTGCCGCGCTTGGTCTTGCCACGCCGCAGATCCGCCACCTCGCCACGCTCGGCGGCAATCTCGCCCAGCGCTCGCGCTGCTGGTATTTTCGCGATCCGCATATCGCCTGCCTCAAGAAGGGCGGCAGCGGTTGCCCGGCCCGATCGGGCAATCATCTCTACGGCGTCGCCTTCGATCTCGGCCCCTGCGTGGCGCCGCATCCCTCGACCATGGCGGCGGCCCTGCTCGCCTATGACGCCAGGATCGTCACCGATCGGAGAAACGGGCTTTCGATCGCTGATCTATTGGGGGACGGCTCCAATGGCGCTGCCGATCATGCCCTCGCGCCGGGCGAAATGATCCGTAACGTCGAGCTGCCGCCGCCGGTCCGCGGCGAACGCGCGTTCTACAAGCGCGCCATCAGCCGCAGCCATGCGGAGTGGCCGCTGGCCGAAGTATGTGCCCGCGCCGTCGTCGCCGGCGGCGCGTTCCAGTTTATCCGCATCAGTGCCGGCGGCATCGCGCCGGTCCCGCTTCGCCTCGCAGCGGCGGAGGCCGCCCTGCAGGGCAAGCCGGCGACTGCGGCTGCGATCGCGGAGGCGGCAAGGCAGGCGACATCCGGCGCCAGGCCGCTGCCGATGACGGCATACAAGCACGATCTGCTGGAAGGCGTCGTGCACGACCTGCTGGAGCGGCTGGCGGCGTAG
- a CDS encoding molybdopterin-dependent oxidoreductase, whose translation MSTMTINGRLAPLPDNPDALLVDVIRNELDLTGTKLVCGSGVCGACTVLVDGAPVASCLMPARSAAGKAVTTVEAIGAGTLHPVQKAFMAYDALQCGFCTPGFIVEAAAFCDRWRAAKGTAEPSREEIGAALSGHLCRCGAYEGIFDAVAAACMGQFDGREFASPRVEAHAKVTGTAKYTVDIRHDGQQQGVILRSQLAHARIAELDLAPARALAGVSAAVSLLGDDRIVRYVGAPIAAVAAKDRRTALAAIAAIRLKSEALPSVIGLDAARKSGAPVVFEKSARKKAGNVSEGTPAPAPWNGNVRGPSAAFSNKAGKARSWIAAAREDENPLLVEATFRTGTQSHACLEPHAAVARFDGDSLTVHVSTQAVFHLMEMIAKRYKLSNDKVRVIADHVGGGFGSKASLGTETIAAIELAREAKAPVRIAYDRHEELSVTGYRPAAELKIALLPSEQGGLKALSLTAYADTGAATNSTMAALARLIYPAEAKALSDYDVVSNLPPGAPFRGPGGPPMAFALEQAIDEAALRMKVDPIALRQRWDPNPNRQRLYDWAAELDVWRGNKRAAPQTGRYRRGVGVASGYWLYLWQPGVRIEVAVKSGRIVASTSTQDIGQGSRTVIANTVADAFGLEPHEVEVRIGDSNLPEGPGAGGSRSTASVIPPTLLAVQKLKEAIERSATRKPVRGSNAPWREMIAAAPDLSASAVRPEDSRPKSPGVRSPLKDAGFMGLIFGWMMRRFSNIVVGAGVPSSVQVIEVEVDTWLGHVRVLNVHTGIAVGRIAAPALARSQAAGSVIQGLGYALYEARETDPRSGDILSAGMEDYRIPGISDTPGIDVHFDEHGFDHVLGGSVGIGEVATVPTSPALANAIRNATGVRLTEIPIRPDRLIAALKGRAAA comes from the coding sequence ATGAGCACCATGACCATCAACGGCCGCCTCGCTCCCCTGCCCGACAATCCCGACGCGCTGCTGGTCGACGTCATCAGGAATGAACTCGATCTCACCGGCACCAAGCTGGTGTGCGGGTCCGGGGTTTGCGGCGCCTGCACCGTGCTGGTGGACGGCGCGCCGGTCGCAAGCTGCCTGATGCCGGCGCGATCAGCGGCGGGCAAGGCGGTGACGACGGTGGAGGCGATCGGCGCAGGCACGCTGCACCCGGTGCAGAAAGCCTTCATGGCGTATGACGCCCTGCAATGCGGGTTCTGCACGCCGGGCTTCATCGTCGAGGCCGCCGCGTTTTGCGACCGCTGGCGCGCGGCGAAGGGAACCGCGGAGCCGTCGCGCGAGGAAATCGGCGCGGCGCTGTCGGGGCATCTGTGCCGCTGCGGCGCCTATGAAGGCATTTTCGACGCGGTGGCCGCGGCCTGCATGGGCCAGTTCGACGGCCGTGAATTCGCTTCGCCCCGCGTCGAGGCGCACGCCAAGGTGACGGGAACAGCCAAATACACCGTCGATATCCGCCATGACGGGCAGCAGCAAGGCGTCATCCTCCGCTCGCAGCTCGCGCATGCCCGCATCGCCGAACTCGATCTCGCGCCGGCGCGCGCGCTTGCAGGCGTCAGCGCGGCGGTTTCGCTGCTCGGCGACGACCGCATCGTCCGCTATGTCGGCGCTCCCATCGCCGCGGTCGCCGCAAAGGATCGCAGGACCGCGCTGGCCGCCATCGCCGCCATCCGGCTCAAGAGCGAAGCGCTGCCGTCGGTGATCGGGCTCGATGCCGCGCGCAAGAGCGGCGCGCCGGTGGTGTTCGAAAAATCGGCCCGCAAGAAAGCCGGCAATGTTTCGGAAGGAACGCCGGCGCCGGCGCCCTGGAACGGCAACGTCCGCGGACCGTCCGCTGCGTTCTCGAACAAGGCCGGCAAGGCGCGGAGCTGGATCGCGGCCGCGCGCGAGGACGAGAACCCGCTGCTGGTCGAAGCGACTTTCCGCACCGGCACGCAGTCGCATGCCTGCCTCGAGCCACACGCCGCCGTCGCGCGTTTCGACGGCGACAGCCTCACCGTGCACGTCTCCACGCAAGCGGTATTCCATCTGATGGAGATGATCGCCAAACGCTACAAGCTCTCAAACGACAAGGTCCGCGTCATCGCCGATCATGTCGGCGGCGGGTTCGGGTCGAAGGCGAGCCTCGGCACCGAAACCATTGCGGCGATCGAGCTGGCGCGCGAGGCCAAGGCGCCGGTCAGGATCGCCTATGACCGCCACGAAGAACTCTCCGTCACCGGCTACCGGCCGGCGGCGGAACTGAAGATCGCGTTGCTGCCCTCCGAGCAAGGCGGCCTCAAGGCGCTGTCGCTCACCGCCTATGCCGATACGGGTGCGGCGACCAATTCGACGATGGCAGCACTCGCCCGCCTGATCTATCCGGCGGAGGCCAAGGCGCTTTCCGATTACGACGTCGTCAGCAACCTGCCGCCCGGCGCGCCGTTCCGCGGCCCCGGCGGACCGCCGATGGCGTTCGCGCTGGAACAGGCGATTGATGAGGCGGCGTTGCGGATGAAGGTCGATCCGATCGCATTGCGCCAACGCTGGGATCCGAATCCGAATCGCCAGCGTCTTTATGATTGGGCGGCCGAGCTCGACGTCTGGCGCGGCAATAAGCGCGCGGCGCCGCAGACCGGCCGCTATCGCCGCGGCGTCGGCGTCGCCAGCGGCTACTGGCTTTATCTCTGGCAGCCCGGCGTGAGGATCGAGGTCGCGGTCAAAAGCGGGCGCATCGTCGCCAGCACGTCGACGCAGGACATCGGCCAGGGCAGCCGCACCGTGATCGCCAATACGGTCGCGGATGCGTTCGGGCTCGAGCCGCACGAGGTCGAGGTTAGAATCGGCGATTCCAATCTGCCCGAAGGCCCCGGCGCCGGCGGCAGCCGCTCGACGGCTTCCGTCATTCCGCCGACGCTGCTCGCGGTGCAGAAGCTGAAGGAAGCGATCGAGCGCAGTGCGACGCGCAAGCCGGTCCGCGGCTCCAACGCACCGTGGCGGGAAATGATCGCGGCCGCGCCCGATCTCAGCGCCTCGGCGGTGCGCCCCGAAGATTCCAGGCCGAAGTCTCCCGGGGTGCGCTCGCCGCTGAAGGACGCGGGCTTCATGGGCCTGATATTCGGCTGGATGATGCGGCGCTTTTCCAACATCGTGGTTGGCGCCGGCGTTCCGAGTTCGGTGCAGGTGATCGAGGTGGAAGTCGACACCTGGCTCGGCCATGTCCGCGTGCTCAACGTCCACACCGGCATTGCTGTCGGCAGGATCGCAGCACCGGCGCTGGCGCGCAGCCAGGCGGCGGGCTCGGTGATCCAGGGCCTCGGCTATGCGCTCTATGAAGCGCGCGAGACCGATCCGCGCAGCGGCGACATCCTCAGCGCGGGGATGGAGGACTACCGCATCCCCGGGATATCAGACACGCCCGGGATCGACGTGCACTTCGACGAGCATGGCTTCGACCATGTGCTCGGCGGCAGCGTCGGCATCGGCGAGGTCGCCACCGTGCCGACCTCGCCGGCGCTGGCCAACGCCATCCGCAACGCCACCGGCGTCCGGCTGACGGAGATTCCGATCCGGCCCGATCGTCTGATCGCCGCATTGAAAGGGAGGGCCGCAGCATGA
- a CDS encoding TetR/AcrR family transcriptional regulator, giving the protein MKPRDRILDAAMAVFRRHGFRRSSIEQAAEAAGLTRQALYHHFKSREALFRAVIERVHEDALAAEIAAVNAAEKAGGSLADVLVAGVSARLQQFIASFDGSPHIEELFSEHLLQARDLYQKYAGLYAAQGAATIERICRRQRLALAKDMTPEGLARCVEMAINGAKSANPGMQPADAFLRDLTVMTRTLIAGAVVSSPKSRPAKPAAKKVLPRKLLPKKPTPKKPGGRT; this is encoded by the coding sequence ATGAAGCCGCGCGACCGCATTCTCGACGCCGCCATGGCCGTGTTCCGCCGGCACGGGTTCCGGCGCTCGTCGATCGAGCAGGCCGCCGAGGCCGCGGGGCTGACGCGGCAGGCGCTCTATCACCATTTCAAGTCCAGGGAAGCGCTGTTCCGCGCCGTGATCGAGCGGGTGCATGAGGATGCGCTGGCTGCCGAGATCGCGGCGGTAAACGCCGCGGAAAAGGCCGGCGGCAGCCTTGCCGACGTTCTCGTCGCCGGGGTCAGCGCCCGATTGCAGCAGTTCATCGCCTCGTTCGACGGTTCGCCGCATATCGAGGAGCTGTTTTCCGAACACCTCTTGCAGGCGCGCGATCTCTATCAGAAATATGCCGGGCTTTACGCCGCGCAGGGCGCGGCGACGATCGAACGGATCTGCCGCAGGCAGCGCCTCGCGCTGGCCAAGGACATGACGCCCGAGGGGCTTGCCCGCTGCGTCGAGATGGCGATCAACGGTGCCAAATCCGCCAACCCCGGGATGCAGCCGGCCGACGCTTTCTTGCGCGATCTCACCGTGATGACGCGGACGCTGATCGCCGGCGCCGTCGTGTCCTCGCCGAAATCGCGGCCGGCAAAACCCGCCGCGAAGAAAGTGCTGCCAAGGAAACTCCTTCCGAAAAAACCCACGCCGAAAAAACCTGGAGGTCGAACATGA
- a CDS encoding L,D-transpeptidase, protein MTSPLAALRAAAHPCLRALCASGLTALLAACNQATLQQASYAPPRQPQYPALADNAFKIPAIDAGTIDPKYVKQRVRYVAQHPPGTIVVDPYARFLYLVQDGGFAMRYGVGVGRDGFGWSGTADVRRKAQWPTWTPPSSMIARQPELKKYSAGMGAGIENPLGARALYLFQNGKDTLFRIHGTNEPASIGKNVSSGCIRLLNQDVIDLFDRVPVGSRVVVLSEQEARAASSMEANLRTRAEVSR, encoded by the coding sequence ATGACATCGCCGTTAGCCGCACTCCGTGCGGCGGCGCATCCGTGCCTGCGCGCTCTTTGCGCCTCCGGATTGACCGCTCTGCTGGCAGCCTGCAATCAGGCAACGCTCCAGCAGGCGTCGTATGCGCCGCCCCGTCAGCCACAGTACCCCGCACTTGCAGACAACGCGTTCAAAATTCCGGCGATCGACGCTGGAACGATCGACCCGAAATACGTCAAACAACGCGTCCGCTACGTGGCCCAGCATCCGCCCGGCACTATCGTCGTCGATCCCTATGCCAGGTTTCTCTATCTCGTGCAGGATGGCGGCTTTGCAATGCGTTACGGGGTAGGTGTGGGCCGCGACGGCTTTGGATGGTCCGGAACAGCGGACGTTCGCCGCAAGGCGCAGTGGCCGACATGGACGCCGCCATCATCCATGATTGCCCGGCAGCCCGAACTGAAGAAGTACAGCGCAGGTATGGGCGCAGGGATCGAGAATCCGCTCGGTGCACGTGCGCTGTACCTGTTCCAGAACGGCAAGGACACGCTGTTTCGCATTCACGGCACCAACGAGCCTGCAAGCATTGGCAAGAATGTCTCAAGCGGATGCATCCGGCTTTTGAATCAGGACGTGATCGATCTCTTCGATCGTGTGCCGGTCGGGTCCAGGGTCGTTGTTCTCTCGGAACAGGAAGCGCGTGCGGCCTCCTCGATGGAGGCCAATCTCCGTACCCGAGCCGAGGTGTCGAGATGA